In a genomic window of Shouchella clausii:
- a CDS encoding tetratricopeptide repeat protein: protein MDIKKKVYASIESGNVEEALRLLDAFANTTNHDQLYQAAELYYELGHVDKARPLIEQLLELYPDEGELYVLAAEMMIDADQEDEAIEYLLEIGEHDPSFLQAQLLLADLYQLQSLDEVAEQRLLAAHKKASNEVIITYALGEFYLEQGSYNKAIPYLKQALHAKEELGDINVGLALAEAYGANGQFEDALLLYHQQKQNELPPNALFNFGFTAFQQGDYTVAIEQLEAVKTLDPDFTSVYVPLARAYEAEKRYEEAFETLAAGMRMDEFNDALPLLAGKLLYKQQDFVGAEQYLRQAIALNPTNTEALQTLAAFLREQERYDDLLELVEHAKSYGETDALLVWYEALAHKQLEYYETAREKYKEAYVAFHEDTDFLSEYGHFLLEEGERNKAVELFQKALQQSPERSDLSELLDELQAE from the coding sequence GTGGATATAAAAAAGAAAGTTTATGCATCGATTGAATCTGGGAATGTAGAAGAAGCACTCCGTTTACTAGATGCGTTTGCGAATACAACGAACCATGACCAGCTCTACCAAGCAGCGGAGCTTTATTATGAGCTAGGACATGTTGATAAAGCACGGCCGCTTATTGAACAATTGCTCGAATTATACCCTGATGAAGGGGAGTTGTACGTTTTGGCGGCAGAAATGATGATTGACGCCGACCAAGAAGACGAAGCGATTGAGTATTTATTAGAGATCGGCGAACACGACCCAAGTTTTTTACAAGCACAACTGCTGCTTGCTGATTTATACCAGTTGCAATCTCTTGATGAAGTAGCTGAGCAAAGACTGCTCGCCGCCCATAAAAAAGCGTCTAATGAGGTCATCATTACGTATGCACTCGGTGAATTTTATCTTGAACAAGGTTCATATAATAAAGCAATCCCGTATTTAAAACAGGCATTGCATGCAAAAGAGGAACTGGGTGACATAAATGTCGGTTTGGCGCTTGCTGAAGCTTATGGGGCTAATGGCCAGTTTGAAGACGCGCTCTTGCTATACCACCAGCAAAAACAGAATGAACTGCCGCCGAATGCTTTGTTTAACTTTGGTTTTACCGCTTTTCAGCAAGGTGATTACACGGTGGCAATTGAACAGCTTGAGGCTGTGAAAACACTCGACCCTGATTTTACAAGTGTCTATGTGCCGCTTGCACGCGCTTATGAAGCAGAAAAGCGTTATGAGGAAGCATTCGAAACATTGGCCGCGGGTATGCGTATGGATGAATTTAATGATGCGCTGCCATTGCTTGCAGGGAAACTGCTGTATAAACAACAGGATTTTGTCGGCGCTGAACAATACTTACGCCAGGCTATTGCTTTAAATCCAACAAATACAGAGGCGTTGCAAACATTAGCAGCGTTTTTGCGGGAGCAAGAACGATATGACGACTTGCTGGAGCTTGTCGAACATGCCAAGTCCTACGGAGAAACAGATGCGCTGCTCGTTTGGTACGAAGCACTCGCTCATAAACAGCTAGAGTATTATGAAACGGCACGGGAAAAATACAAAGAGGCCTATGTTGCTTTTCATGAAGACACAGACTTTCTAAGCGAGTATGGCCACTTTCTTTTGGAAGAGGGAGAGCGAAACAAGGCGGTAGAACTTTTTCAAAAAGCGCTGCAACAAAGCCCTGAGCGGAGTGATTTGTCAGAACTCCTCGATGAATTGCAGGCAGAGTAG
- the qcrB gene encoding menaquinol-cytochrome c reductase cytochrome b subunit yields MLQKIYDYVDERLDITPMWRDIADHEVPEHVNPAHHFSAFIYCFGGLTFFVTVIQILSGMFLTMYYVPDIVNAHASVYFLQNDVAMGVIVRGMHHWGASLVIVMMFLHTLRVFFTGSYKKPRELNWVVGVLIFFVMLGLGLTGYLLPWDMKAYFATVVTLQIAESVPIIGDFTKALLAGGEIVGAATLTRFFAIHVFFLPAALLGLLGAHFIMIRRQGISGPL; encoded by the coding sequence ATGCTTCAAAAAATTTATGATTATGTGGACGAGCGTCTCGACATAACGCCAATGTGGCGGGATATCGCTGACCATGAAGTGCCGGAGCACGTCAACCCAGCTCATCACTTTTCAGCGTTTATTTATTGTTTTGGCGGTTTGACGTTTTTTGTAACCGTTATTCAAATTTTGTCGGGAATGTTCCTTACCATGTACTACGTGCCGGACATTGTGAATGCCCATGCATCTGTTTACTTTTTGCAAAACGATGTAGCAATGGGTGTCATTGTCCGCGGCATGCACCATTGGGGCGCCAGCCTTGTTATTGTCATGATGTTTTTACATACGTTGCGCGTGTTCTTTACCGGCTCGTACAAAAAGCCACGTGAATTAAACTGGGTTGTAGGAGTATTGATTTTCTTTGTGATGCTTGGCCTTGGCTTAACAGGCTATTTGTTGCCTTGGGATATGAAAGCATACTTTGCGACTGTCGTCACACTTCAAATTGCTGAAAGCGTACCGATCATCGGCGACTTTACAAAAGCGTTGCTTGCCGGAGGCGAAATTGTCGGTGCTGCGACGTTGACGCGCTTTTTTGCTATCCATGTCTTCTTCTTGCCAGCAGCATTGCTTGGTTTGCTTGGGGCGCATTTTATCATGATTCGCCGTCAAGGCATTTCTGGCCCGCTATAA
- a CDS encoding ReoY family proteolytic degradation factor yields the protein MSNMVPVMDKKAFLRSFLKRHQLKRRECAWLLNYLMNDDTLMERVHFLNHSEGTPKALVISAQGIEQIPFSFRKKHHVTTDCEKAFHDIRLNQTEDIYIELHFQERLTCPQYLAVLEDNPYLPETQERAQAFERKAEALLQESVRLFQLKKLSEAIDEALDNGDKETFMELSERLNRLRKS from the coding sequence ATGAGCAATATGGTTCCAGTCATGGACAAAAAAGCATTTTTGCGCAGCTTTCTCAAACGCCATCAACTGAAAAGGCGAGAATGTGCTTGGCTTTTGAACTACTTGATGAATGATGATACGCTAATGGAACGAGTTCACTTTTTAAACCATTCTGAAGGCACGCCAAAAGCTTTGGTTATTTCTGCTCAAGGAATCGAACAAATCCCATTTTCTTTCCGCAAAAAGCATCATGTCACAACGGATTGCGAAAAAGCGTTCCACGACATTCGCTTAAACCAAACAGAAGACATATATATTGAGCTCCACTTCCAAGAGCGCTTAACGTGCCCGCAATATTTAGCGGTGCTCGAAGACAATCCGTACTTGCCAGAAACGCAAGAAAGGGCTCAGGCATTTGAGCGAAAAGCAGAAGCGCTTTTACAGGAGTCGGTTCGCTTGTTCCAACTCAAAAAGCTGTCTGAAGCGATTGACGAGGCGCTTGACAATGGCGATAAGGAGACGTTCATGGAATTGAGCGAACGGCTAAATCGCTTAAGAAAATCTTGA
- a CDS encoding ubiquinol-cytochrome c reductase iron-sulfur subunit gives MSERDHKVSRRQFLSYTLTGVGGFMAAGMLMPMIRFALDPALKAGAESDMQLVCELDDLTDVPQRFTWSFTQVDSWYESQVEHEAYIYLDGDKVVALSSVCTHLGCTVSYNEDASEFQCPCHGGRFEEDGTNIAGTPPTRPLDVFEVVVEGNQVYLGQVSQRT, from the coding sequence GTGAGCGAGAGAGACCACAAAGTATCAAGACGGCAATTTTTATCGTACACGCTCACTGGCGTCGGCGGTTTCATGGCTGCTGGCATGTTAATGCCGATGATTCGCTTTGCCCTTGATCCTGCCTTAAAAGCAGGTGCGGAGTCGGATATGCAGCTCGTTTGCGAACTGGATGATTTGACCGATGTGCCGCAGCGCTTTACATGGAGCTTCACGCAAGTTGACTCATGGTACGAGTCACAAGTAGAGCACGAAGCTTACATCTATTTGGACGGCGATAAAGTTGTCGCTCTATCTTCAGTATGCACTCATCTTGGTTGCACGGTTTCGTACAATGAAGATGCGAGCGAGTTCCAATGCCCATGCCATGGAGGCCGTTTTGAAGAGGATGGTACGAATATCGCCGGAACGCCACCAACGCGACCGCTTGATGTTTTTGAAGTCGTGGTGGAAGGCAATCAAGTTTATCTTGGACAGGTGAGTCAAAGAACTTAG
- a CDS encoding YpiF family protein, whose translation MRFRAADIDTYLKAADYVDTALIPLMKTTWATEAKTVTQAVEFTAQLADEMERQFHGRIMQFPAFTYAQSEPMASRIDRLLGWAADLKAASFSHICLLTADGEWKTAEKELDGMALFFVPALPLEFVEAKHRKEVMDGQLKQLIPLLSQLWQQKV comes from the coding sequence ATGCGGTTTCGTGCAGCAGACATTGATACATATTTAAAAGCGGCTGACTATGTAGACACGGCTCTTATTCCGCTAATGAAAACAACGTGGGCTACTGAGGCGAAAACAGTGACGCAAGCGGTTGAGTTTACTGCTCAGCTAGCAGATGAAATGGAACGGCAATTTCACGGGCGGATCATGCAATTTCCTGCTTTTACTTATGCCCAATCAGAACCAATGGCAAGCCGCATTGACAGGCTGTTAGGGTGGGCAGCCGATTTAAAAGCAGCCTCATTTTCCCACATTTGTTTGTTGACTGCTGACGGGGAATGGAAAACGGCTGAAAAGGAGCTTGACGGAATGGCACTGTTTTTTGTGCCGGCGCTTCCCCTTGAATTTGTTGAAGCGAAGCACCGTAAAGAAGTGATGGACGGGCAGTTGAAACAGCTTATTCCCCTTTTATCGCAGCTATGGCAACAAAAAGTCTGA
- the aroA gene encoding 3-phosphoshikimate 1-carboxyvinyltransferase — protein sequence MDETIKVLNKAESGLSGTIVVPGDKSISHRAVMFGAMANGTTNVSGFLPGDDCLSTIACFRQMGVAIEQEGDKVTVEGKGLDGLKEPNGVLDVGNSGTTIRLLLGVLSGRPFHSVVVGDDSIGKRPMARVTAPLRQMGAQIDGRETGNKTPLSIRGGQTKAIEYTMPVASAQVKSALLLAGLQAEGETSVTEPQTTRDHTERMLHAFGVKVTTAGKTISIQGGQSLQAADVVVPGDISSAAFFLVAGCIVPGSRVHLKNVGLNPTRAGILEVLKRSGAKLSIDEQVTTGGEPRGDMTISKSELSPFVIEGEEVPTLIDEIPVLAVLATQISGTTIIRDAEELKVKETNRIDTVVGELAKLGADIEATDDGMIIRGGKPLTGGKVDSHGDHRIGMALVIASLCANGPVELANTGAISVSYPQFFEHLQSLQ from the coding sequence ATGGACGAGACGATAAAGGTGCTAAACAAAGCAGAATCGGGTTTGTCAGGGACAATTGTCGTACCTGGCGATAAATCGATTTCACACCGCGCTGTCATGTTTGGCGCTATGGCGAATGGTACAACAAACGTCAGCGGATTTCTTCCTGGCGATGATTGTTTAAGCACGATCGCCTGTTTCCGGCAAATGGGCGTGGCGATTGAACAAGAAGGCGACAAAGTCACGGTTGAAGGCAAAGGGTTAGATGGGCTGAAAGAGCCAAATGGGGTGTTAGATGTCGGCAATTCCGGCACGACGATCCGTTTGTTATTGGGCGTCCTCTCTGGCCGGCCTTTTCATTCGGTCGTTGTCGGTGACGATTCGATTGGCAAACGCCCGATGGCACGGGTGACTGCACCACTTCGGCAAATGGGCGCGCAAATTGACGGACGGGAAACGGGAAATAAAACCCCATTGTCGATTCGCGGTGGGCAAACGAAAGCAATCGAGTATACGATGCCTGTAGCAAGTGCACAAGTCAAATCAGCGCTTCTGTTAGCAGGATTGCAAGCAGAAGGGGAAACATCTGTTACAGAGCCGCAAACAACAAGAGACCATACAGAGCGAATGCTTCATGCTTTTGGCGTGAAAGTGACGACAGCGGGCAAGACCATTTCGATTCAAGGCGGCCAGTCCCTTCAAGCAGCTGACGTTGTTGTTCCAGGGGATATTTCGTCGGCGGCGTTTTTTCTTGTCGCAGGCTGTATCGTTCCGGGGAGTCGCGTCCACTTAAAGAATGTAGGCTTAAATCCAACGCGTGCCGGCATTCTTGAAGTCTTAAAGCGGAGTGGAGCAAAGCTGTCGATTGACGAACAAGTGACTACAGGTGGTGAACCGCGGGGCGATATGACGATATCAAAAAGCGAGCTCTCACCGTTTGTCATTGAAGGGGAGGAAGTGCCTACGTTAATTGATGAAATACCGGTGTTAGCAGTGCTTGCTACGCAAATTTCGGGCACAACCATTATCCGTGATGCTGAAGAGCTAAAAGTGAAAGAAACGAACCGCATTGATACAGTTGTAGGCGAATTGGCTAAGCTTGGTGCGGACATTGAAGCGACCGATGACGGCATGATTATCCGTGGCGGCAAGCCGCTTACAGGCGGGAAAGTGGATTCCCATGGCGACCACCGTATTGGCATGGCGCTTGTCATTGCCTCTTTATGCGCAAATGGGCCGGTAGAATTAGCAAACACAGGCGCCATTTCTGTATCGTATCCTCAGTTTTTTGAGCATTTACAGTCGCTACAGTAG
- a CDS encoding prephenate dehydrogenase, protein MKRTAFVVGMGLIGGSISLAIKRDQDIHLVGYDISAEQLHMAKALGVIDEAASSLEEGAQAADFIILAVPVSKTIELIEQLSTISLKQGVIVTDVGSTKQDIAAAADTHFSDNVCFIGGHPMAGSHKSGVEAAKAHLFENAFYLLAPGKNSEPRHIIALQNLLKGTKARFLQMEPQQHDKLAGTVSHFPHIIAASLVHQLKKLEKTDPEVAQLAAGGFRDITRIASASPVMWRDVLLHNKEEMLRLFAEWQIEMDSVKEMVERCDGKAIHAYFQEAKAFREELPQREKGAIPAFYDLFVDVPDHPGVISDVTRILANKEISITNIRILETREDIMGVLRLSFRSEEDRIYAQKELKRHMYETYTI, encoded by the coding sequence ATGAAGCGTACAGCATTTGTTGTCGGGATGGGGTTGATTGGCGGCTCCATCTCGCTTGCAATTAAGCGCGACCAAGACATCCATTTGGTCGGCTACGATATTTCAGCCGAACAGCTCCATATGGCTAAAGCACTTGGCGTAATTGATGAGGCTGCCTCAAGCCTAGAAGAAGGGGCACAAGCAGCTGATTTTATCATTTTAGCAGTGCCAGTAAGCAAAACGATTGAATTGATTGAGCAGCTTAGCACGATCTCGTTGAAACAAGGTGTCATCGTTACGGATGTCGGTTCAACAAAGCAAGATATTGCCGCGGCTGCTGATACCCATTTCAGTGACAACGTCTGCTTTATTGGCGGCCATCCGATGGCAGGCTCACATAAATCAGGCGTCGAGGCAGCAAAAGCCCATTTGTTTGAAAATGCGTTTTACTTACTAGCCCCTGGCAAGAATAGTGAGCCACGCCATATTATCGCCTTGCAAAATTTGTTGAAAGGCACGAAAGCGCGTTTTTTGCAAATGGAACCACAACAGCATGACAAACTGGCAGGCACAGTGAGCCATTTCCCCCATATTATTGCAGCTAGCCTAGTCCATCAGCTCAAAAAGCTTGAAAAAACCGATCCAGAGGTAGCCCAATTAGCGGCAGGTGGTTTTAGGGACATTACGCGGATTGCCTCGGCGAGCCCGGTCATGTGGCGTGATGTGCTTTTGCATAATAAAGAAGAAATGCTGCGCCTATTTGCCGAATGGCAAATCGAGATGGATTCTGTAAAGGAAATGGTTGAACGCTGCGACGGCAAAGCCATTCATGCTTACTTCCAAGAAGCAAAAGCATTTCGTGAAGAGTTGCCACAGCGCGAAAAAGGAGCGATACCCGCTTTTTATGATTTGTTTGTCGATGTTCCTGACCATCCAGGTGTTATTTCTGATGTGACAAGGATACTTGCTAATAAAGAAATTAGCATTACCAATATTCGGATATTAGAGACGCGGGAAGACATTATGGGCGTTTTACGCCTTAGTTTCCGTTCAGAAGAGGATCGAATATATGCCCAAAAAGAACTGAAACGGCATATGTATGAAACTTACACAATATAA
- the trpB gene encoding tryptophan synthase subunit beta: MQETIPDSRGRFGEFGGKYVPETLMSAIEELEAGLAKAMVDPAFIGELKADLAEYAGRETPLTFAKNISAKLGGANIYLKREDLVHTGAHKLNNAIGQGLLAKRMGKNKLVAETGAGQHGVATATVASRLGMECKVFMGVEDMKRQELNVFRMELLGAEVVPAETGSRTLKDATNEAIRYWVSHADDTFYLIGSVVGPHPYPKMVRNFQRVIGDEAKQQIGEKTGRLPDTIVACVGGGSNAIGMFYPFLEDEVELVGVEAAGRGLDTAEHAATISKGSKGIIHGSLTYLLQDEAGQIMEPYSISAGLDYPGVGPEHAYLAAQKRVRYEAVTDKEALEALALLAKEEGIIPAIESAHALAKAFQMAKTMTPNQSVLVCLSGRGDKDMHTLQRVYKEGYDE; encoded by the coding sequence ATGCAGGAAACAATACCAGATAGCCGCGGCCGTTTTGGCGAGTTCGGCGGCAAATATGTTCCCGAAACATTAATGTCGGCAATTGAAGAGTTGGAAGCTGGGCTGGCAAAAGCGATGGTTGATCCCGCTTTTATAGGAGAGCTAAAAGCCGACTTGGCTGAATATGCAGGCAGGGAAACACCGCTGACGTTTGCAAAAAACATTAGTGCAAAATTAGGCGGAGCCAATATCTATTTAAAACGGGAAGATTTGGTTCATACGGGGGCTCATAAATTGAATAATGCAATTGGCCAAGGGCTCCTTGCAAAACGAATGGGCAAAAACAAGCTTGTCGCCGAAACAGGGGCAGGCCAGCACGGCGTCGCTACGGCAACGGTTGCTAGCCGCCTTGGCATGGAATGCAAAGTGTTTATGGGCGTGGAAGACATGAAGCGGCAAGAGTTAAATGTATTTCGCATGGAATTACTTGGCGCCGAAGTTGTTCCGGCGGAGACTGGGAGCCGAACGCTAAAAGACGCTACAAATGAAGCGATTCGCTATTGGGTCTCCCACGCAGATGATACGTTTTATCTAATCGGCTCCGTAGTCGGCCCACATCCTTATCCGAAAATGGTCCGCAATTTCCAACGTGTAATCGGCGATGAAGCAAAACAGCAGATTGGAGAAAAGACAGGGCGGCTGCCTGATACAATTGTTGCTTGTGTTGGCGGTGGCAGCAACGCAATCGGTATGTTTTACCCGTTTCTCGAGGATGAAGTGGAGCTTGTCGGCGTCGAAGCGGCAGGACGGGGGCTCGATACAGCCGAACATGCTGCCACGATCAGCAAAGGTTCGAAAGGAATCATCCATGGCTCGCTTACTTACTTGCTTCAAGATGAAGCTGGGCAAATCATGGAGCCTTACTCGATTTCCGCAGGATTGGATTACCCTGGCGTTGGCCCTGAGCATGCCTACTTGGCCGCCCAAAAGCGAGTCCGTTATGAAGCTGTAACCGATAAAGAGGCGCTCGAGGCACTTGCGCTTCTTGCAAAAGAGGAAGGAATCATTCCTGCAATTGAATCGGCTCATGCGTTGGCTAAAGCTTTTCAAATGGCGAAAACGATGACGCCAAACCAATCTGTGCTCGTATGCTTATCAGGCAGAGGCGATAAGGATATGCACACATTGCAGCGGGTTTATAAGGAGGGGTACGATGAATAA
- the trpA gene encoding tryptophan synthase subunit alpha, with protein MNKRLTDAVKKGNLFIPFITAGDPVPEATIALALSLQRSGADVLELGIPYSDPLADGPVIQNASKRALTGGMTLAKAMALVPEMRKEGLTIPVIVFTYANPLLQFGFERFCETACDYGIDGLLVPDLPFEESETLANECEKQGLALISLVAPTSQQRIKAIASRAQGFLYCVSSLGVTGARKTLHPQVEAFLKLVKEASPVPYVVGFGISSYEQVEEMGRHADGVVIGSAIVEQIGLRCEALKQAESRDEAVKEIEQYVNSLLHPAPTY; from the coding sequence ATGAATAAGCGGCTTACTGACGCTGTAAAAAAGGGTAACTTGTTTATTCCATTCATTACCGCTGGAGACCCGGTGCCAGAAGCAACCATCGCCCTCGCACTCTCATTACAGAGAAGTGGGGCGGATGTACTGGAGCTTGGCATTCCTTATTCTGACCCGTTGGCAGATGGGCCGGTCATTCAAAACGCCTCCAAACGCGCACTAACAGGAGGGATGACGCTGGCTAAGGCTATGGCGCTCGTCCCGGAAATGAGGAAAGAGGGGCTTACAATTCCGGTTATTGTCTTTACTTACGCCAACCCTTTGCTACAATTTGGGTTTGAACGTTTTTGCGAGACGGCATGCGACTACGGAATTGACGGCCTCCTCGTTCCCGATTTGCCGTTTGAAGAGAGCGAAACATTGGCTAATGAGTGCGAAAAACAAGGGCTTGCCCTTATTTCACTTGTAGCGCCAACATCTCAGCAACGGATCAAAGCGATTGCCAGCCGCGCCCAGGGCTTCCTTTACTGTGTATCCTCACTAGGCGTAACCGGCGCGAGAAAAACACTTCATCCACAAGTGGAAGCTTTTTTAAAGCTGGTAAAAGAAGCATCGCCTGTCCCATATGTAGTTGGATTTGGCATTTCCAGCTACGAACAAGTTGAGGAAATGGGGCGCCATGCTGACGGTGTTGTGATCGGGAGCGCGATTGTTGAGCAAATTGGCCTTAGATGCGAGGCGTTGAAACAGGCGGAATCACGAGATGAAGCAGTCAAAGAAATTGAGCAATATGTCAATTCTCTCCTTCATCCCGCTCCGACCTATTAA
- a CDS encoding menaquinol-cytochrome c reductase cytochrome b/c subunit, with the protein MHRGKGMKFVGDSRVKADGRKPNIPKDYSEYPGKTEAFWPNFLLREWMVGAVFLMGFLCLTVAHPAPLEAIADPLEAYIPLPDWYFLFLYQLLKYEFASGDFNVLGTVVIPGVAFGALLLAPWLDTSKERRPHRRPIATSIMLLGVASVVYLTWESVAQHDWEAAAQQGKLVEGAEIDEEAEGFEIYSSQDSCIQCHGDQMTGGAGAPNLLETEKTPEEVIEIIQNGQGAMPADQFTGSEEELQILAEFIANHGQDPE; encoded by the coding sequence ATGCATCGAGGAAAAGGAATGAAGTTTGTCGGCGATTCCCGTGTCAAGGCGGATGGCCGAAAACCAAACATTCCAAAAGACTACTCGGAATACCCTGGAAAAACGGAAGCTTTTTGGCCAAACTTCCTATTGCGGGAATGGATGGTAGGGGCAGTCTTTTTAATGGGCTTTTTATGCTTAACTGTGGCCCATCCTGCGCCGCTTGAAGCAATCGCTGATCCATTGGAAGCCTACATTCCGCTTCCAGACTGGTATTTCCTGTTTTTATATCAATTGCTTAAGTATGAGTTTGCTTCTGGCGACTTTAATGTACTAGGTACGGTGGTTATTCCAGGCGTTGCATTCGGCGCTTTGCTGCTTGCTCCGTGGCTGGATACATCAAAAGAGCGTCGGCCTCACCGTCGCCCGATTGCTACATCTATTATGCTTCTTGGTGTTGCTTCCGTTGTTTACTTGACATGGGAGTCAGTGGCCCAGCATGACTGGGAAGCTGCTGCCCAGCAAGGGAAGCTAGTAGAAGGAGCCGAAATCGATGAGGAAGCAGAGGGGTTTGAAATTTATTCAAGCCAAGATTCATGCATTCAATGTCATGGCGACCAAATGACAGGCGGTGCTGGAGCGCCGAACTTGCTCGAAACAGAAAAAACACCTGAAGAAGTCATTGAAATCATTCAAAATGGGCAAGGAGCGATGCCTGCCGACCAGTTCACGGGGTCTGAAGAAGAACTGCAAATTTTGGCAGAGTTCATCGCAAACCATGGTCAAGACCCAGAATGA
- the hisC gene encoding histidinol-phosphate transaminase: MLAKKQIQGLPPYAPGKPIEDVKREYGLETVIKMASNENPYGASPAVAKAIADGASKTFLYPDGYGTALRKALAAKHKVDEGQLILGNGTDEVIQLLCRSFLTPETNTVMATPSFSQYKLNATIEGATIKEITVKEDGSHDLDAMLAAIDDQTRIVWVCNPNNPNGVALGEAELKKFLDAVPTTCLVVVDEAYYEYVELEDFPNSIALLNAYPQLVVLRTFSKAYGLAGLRVGYGISQREIARQVEPVRLPFNNNILAHTAALAALEDEAFIVACKQKNSVEKAKLRAFFEARGMFVFPSETNFLLVETGIPGDVVFQAFLENGFILRSGEALGYPTAIRISIGNEAENDAFIEKAPEILDQLLASLGA; this comes from the coding sequence ATGTTAGCAAAAAAACAAATACAAGGGTTGCCACCATATGCCCCAGGCAAGCCGATTGAAGATGTGAAAAGGGAATACGGTTTAGAGACCGTCATAAAAATGGCATCGAATGAAAATCCGTATGGGGCGTCTCCTGCTGTGGCAAAGGCGATTGCCGATGGAGCATCAAAAACGTTTTTGTATCCGGATGGCTATGGCACAGCCTTGCGCAAAGCACTTGCTGCCAAACATAAAGTAGATGAAGGACAGCTTATATTAGGAAATGGCACCGATGAAGTTATTCAACTACTATGCAGAAGTTTTTTAACGCCTGAGACCAACACGGTTATGGCGACGCCCTCTTTTTCTCAGTACAAGTTAAATGCAACGATTGAAGGGGCAACGATCAAAGAAATAACCGTTAAAGAAGACGGCTCCCACGATTTAGATGCAATGCTTGCAGCGATTGACGACCAAACGCGGATTGTCTGGGTCTGCAATCCTAACAATCCAAATGGGGTCGCACTCGGTGAAGCTGAGTTGAAAAAGTTTTTAGACGCCGTTCCAACTACATGCTTGGTCGTTGTCGATGAAGCTTACTATGAATATGTAGAATTAGAAGACTTCCCAAACAGCATTGCGCTGTTAAATGCATATCCGCAACTAGTTGTGTTGCGGACGTTCTCAAAAGCATATGGACTTGCAGGCCTCCGCGTCGGCTACGGCATTAGTCAGCGTGAGATCGCTCGCCAAGTTGAACCTGTGCGATTGCCCTTTAACAACAACATCCTTGCCCACACAGCCGCGCTCGCAGCGCTGGAAGACGAAGCGTTTATTGTGGCGTGCAAGCAAAAAAACAGTGTCGAGAAGGCAAAATTGCGCGCTTTCTTTGAGGCTAGAGGGATGTTTGTGTTTCCGTCGGAAACAAACTTCTTGCTAGTGGAAACAGGGATTCCGGGAGATGTAGTCTTTCAAGCTTTTCTTGAGAATGGCTTTATTCTCCGTTCAGGTGAAGCGCTCGGTTACCCGACGGCAATCCGAATTTCCATAGGCAATGAGGCCGAAAATGATGCCTTTATAGAAAAAGCTCCTGAGATTTTGGACCAGCTCCTTGCAAGCTTAGGCGCATAA
- a CDS encoding DUF1405 domain-containing protein — protein MLAYLYGLLTKRISLWLLLIINVLGTIYGFYWYGDQLAATPLHFIWFVPDSPTASLFFVFVLIGFLIRKQSGLIEALAAVTLLKYGVWAVVMNTFQVMEGAPLHWQIIMLNVSHAGMALQALLFMPYFRIKKGHLAAALLWTVFNDFIDYHFHMHPWLSTRIMPYIDGIGWFTFLLGLVCVATVYFLNVRQHALRINLPG, from the coding sequence ATGCTAGCTTATTTGTATGGGCTTTTAACGAAACGCATCAGCTTATGGTTGCTGCTAATCATTAATGTGTTAGGCACGATCTATGGGTTTTACTGGTATGGCGACCAGCTTGCGGCCACTCCGCTGCATTTTATCTGGTTTGTGCCTGACAGTCCGACGGCAAGTTTGTTTTTTGTGTTTGTGTTGATTGGCTTTTTGATCCGGAAGCAATCCGGCTTAATCGAAGCGCTTGCTGCTGTGACGTTACTTAAATACGGCGTGTGGGCAGTTGTCATGAATACGTTTCAAGTGATGGAAGGCGCCCCGCTTCATTGGCAAATTATTATGCTGAATGTATCCCATGCAGGCATGGCTTTACAGGCGCTTTTATTCATGCCATACTTCCGCATCAAAAAAGGACATTTGGCGGCAGCGTTATTATGGACTGTCTTCAACGACTTTATCGATTACCATTTTCACATGCACCCGTGGTTAAGTACTCGAATTATGCCTTATATCGACGGCATTGGCTGGTTTACATTCCTGTTAGGACTTGTCTGTGTAGCAACCGTCTACTTCCTGAACGTACGCCAGCACGCGCTTCGTATTAATTTGCCAGGCTAA